cgggctccatcccccttggtcgagcggagcctatggtcgatgtatcaatagggggaaaaaggagtgcgttcatgatcgacactggtgctgaacattcggtggtgactaatctagttgctcctccatctggaagaactattactgtaataggagcaactggaagaagtgctgaaaaaccggttcttaaaagtcgactctgtacattgggaggccacgtagtaaaacatcaattcctttatatgcctgaatgtccagtccaattgctgggacgtgatatgctatctaaattacaagcgcagattacgttcctaccaaatggaacaacatccttaaagtttaatggaccttcaggtattatgacattatccgtaccaaaggaagaagagtggcgactttatacagcgttgattagccaaaaccctaggagtgatgagtccttattcaacataccaggagtttgggcagagaacaacccaccaggactggcccgcaatattccacctattaaaatcgaactaaaacttggggtttatccagtgagcctcagacaatatcacatcccgcagaaggctaagaagaacatccaatcttatctggataagttcatacggtatggtatcctaaaattctgtacttccccctggaacaccccattgctgcctgttcaaaagcccggtacagatgagtatcgacctgtgcaggacttgagagcagtcaatgatgcggttgttagtatacatccagttgtacccaatccatataacctgcttgctttaattccgcgcggggctacctattttacagtcttagacctcaaagatgccttcttttgcctccgaattgccgcagaaagtcaatgtatcttcgctttccaatgggaaaacgctgtaacgggctcaaaacgccaaatgacctggacaagactgccccaagggtttaaaaattcacctaccctatttggttcagctctaagtcaagatctactggatttcgagtctatcccaggagagtgcgtattgttacaatatgtagatgacttgttgatagcagcagttacaaaggaaatatgtcagcaagtaacgcacgatctactacacattctctggaaggcaggatacaaggtgtctagaaagaaggctcagttgtgtttgccaactgtcaaatatctgggattccatatctctgaaggtcaaagaattatggggccagagagaaaagaagctgtgtgccaaataccgataaccaagaatagaagacaagtgcgagaattcttgggggcagcaggcttctgtaggatatggattcccagctacgcgatactggcaaaacctctgtatgcagctatcaaaggtacagagcacgaccccttcttatggactcaagaacagcaaacggcatttgaagatgtgaagaaggctttgatgagtgccccagcattaggtctacctgatcacacacgaccattctacctgtatgtacatgagcaaagaagaatggctgtgggagtattgacacagtacttgggatcatggcaaagacctgttgcatatatgtctaagcaactggatgcagtggccagcggacttccaccttgtctaagagcagtagctgcagccgccctgctagtagctgaagccgataaactcactctgggtcaagaactttatgtacgagtcccacatgcagtacagacgttgttggattacaaaggaaatcattggtttagtaacagccgtatgaccaagtatcaagcaatgttgtgtgaaaacccaagagtgcatttagagactgtaaacaccttaaatccagctacccttttgccacaacctactgaaagtcaacatgattgtttggaagtaatggatgaagtattttcaagtagaccagatcttcgtgatgttcccatccagaaccccgatgttcaatattacaccgacggcagtagttatgtgaaagaagggatccgctatgcaggatatgcagtaacaacaatagacaaggtgatagaagctcggccactggcgaaaggaacatcagcacaaaaggcagaattgatagcactgacacgagcgttacaattggctgaaggtttaagagtgaacatctacacggactccaagtatgcgtttttaaccactcatgcccacggagctttgtataaagaaagaggactattgaattcagaaggcaaagaaatcaagtatgcagctgaaatcctacaactattggaagcagtgtgggagccgaaagaagtcggtatcatacattgtcgagcgcatctgagaggagatggtgatgtaaccaaaggaaatcggatggcagatagtgcagctaagcgtgccactgaatcaggaagacaggagtatgtggggcatatagctgctcttataccaactccactgtctcaatggactccagtttatacagctcaagaagaggagtggttaaagactgaacctggaaagtatttggagaacaaatggtatcagttagaagatggaagaatagtcattccagcatcactagcggtagaaattgtccaaaactatcacaacgggacacattctgggagagacagcacagaagaatctctcagaaaacatttctacataccaagattgtccaacttgactcaggccattgtacgaagatgtgtaacgtgtgctaaaaataatgcaaggcaaggaccagtaaagccaccaggagtccagtttatggggggactccccatgtccgatttacaaattgactatacagtgatgcctaaatcgggtggacatcgttacctgctggtaattgtgtgcacctattcaggctgggtagaagcatgtcctactcgtacagagaaagcaggagaagttgtgagattcctgctacgagaaataataccccgatatggactaccctgctctataggatcggacaatggtccagcttttgttcatcagtgcctacaacaactgactcatatgcttggtataaagtggaggcttcatacggcatatagaccccagagttctggtaaggtagagagaatgaatagaactattaagaatcagttggctaaaatgtgtcaggaaacccaacttaagtggaacgttctcttgcccatagctctattgcgaatccgcagtacacctaccagaaggatgggcctctctccttttgaaatcatgtatgggcgaccacctcccgtacttggtaacttaaggggggatttgagtcagttgggagaaggaattacccggcagcaggttgtagagttgggtaagactatggaggaggtacagaaatgggtacaagatagattacctgtgaatatttatcccccagttcatagttaccacccaggagaccaagtgtggattaaagagtggaataatgtaccgttagggcccaagtggagaggtccttatgttgttcttttgtctacccctacagcgataaaagtagccgaagtgactccgtggatacatcactccagggttaaaccagcagcagtcgattcttggcaagttacagcagatccagagaatccctgcaagatccggttaaagcgcacgactcagtcggagtgacgaggaactttgtggattacaaaattttattgtttcagagatttggtaagtgagtgagagggccataataaagcctgtccgctcaccgacgtatagtatataagccaggaaaagtctcgaagggactcctgtgaagacgagcagaactccattccctgcagcccttacatcctggaagctgaggtgccttcgcacggacgaagactgaggatgacgacgaaagatgtgtttatgataatgtttatttatgtgtatttttatattcaggaaggtagaggtaccgacactcctagctgtgaggtatgcattaagactacaagaacaggtaaccatatttcccaaaccctaatttggcattcacaatacgagtgtaaaggagatgtatcaagatgtagatacctaaatatagaatatagtgtgtgccatttaggagtaggagaacctaagtgcttcagtccggagtatcaacctcgtacaatttggttgactctcaggaatggagatcctcaggggaccctaattaataagacggtattagaatccgtacattcttcgggtgttctgctatttgatgcgtgtaaggcgatatcaagtggtagaaagccgtggaatgtatgtggggatcttagatgggagaggacgtatgggtctaacgataaatatatttgtcccagtagtaaaaataaatatgtgagtcctagatgcccaaatagagattataacttttgcccatattggtcttgtgtggggtgggcaacttggggacagacagtagacaaggacatgattgtgactaagttgcctaccagcccatattgtaagtctatggaatgcaatccagtccatatacttataaataaccccgacaagttcttagatacatatggtaatttatttgggtttcaaatatatgggacgggtttagatcctgggacaatattgtttatagggatagagactgatacggtatcctcccaaactcatcaagtataccattccttttatgaagagatgagtatagataataagatcccccataatgctaaaaacctgtttattggtttagccgaaagtattgccggtagtcttaatgttaccaactgctatgtgtgtggaggtactaacatgggagaccaatggccttgggaagcaaaggaggtaatgtccggttctgaggcagttgaccaattaatatctacacaagccgattatcatatgagtgttagaagtaaatctgagtggagattaaagacctccatcataggttatgtttgcatagcgaggaaaggaataatgtataatacttctgtaggagaattaacttgtctagggcaaaaagcttatgatgatgatacaaagaatacaacttggtggtcggcttcaaatgtctcagaaccatctaacccgtttgctagatacgccaatttaaaggatgtgtggtttgacctatccatcacatctaactggagagccccagcaaatttgtactggatctgtggtaagaaagcctattcggagttgccacaggactgggacggggcatgtgtgttgggtatgctcaaaccatccttcttcttgttacctattgaaacaggtgagactttaggtgttaaagtgtatgatgtgaatcataggaagaaaaggggacccatagagataggcgcctgggaagataatgaatggcctccccagcgtattatagattattatgggccagccacgtgggcagaagatggtacttttggttatagaacccctatttatatgctcaaccgtattatacgattacaggcggtggttgagatcattactaacgagacatcacaagcgctcaatcttctagcaaagcacaataccaggatgaggacagcagtataccaaaatagattagccttggattaccttttggcagtagagggaggtgtatgtgggaagtttaacctgagcaattgctgtcttcaaatagatgacgaagggcaagcaatagctgagcttactagccatatggttaaactagcgcatgtgcctactcaggtatggaaagggtataatccaagcagttggtttggtagctggtatgagtggtttggagggcttaaggcagtggtaggtggagtcctactgattttaatgttgtgtctactcctgccgtgtattatacccttagtagttaggtctgtgcaaagcctgatagaaaatatagcagagaggaaggctgctgcacagataatggcaatttataaatataaggctctagatcagggagaaccaatgcaggaagatgagtgttgaagattcacatcataagataagtctggtctggttcaaggtaacttgcggtgtatgcaaactaaggttaagtgatgcctcaagtaattgtgaaatatcaagaggcatcaaaggggggaatgtggtggaatctcggtaaaaataaatttagtaggccgagattaccacgtggcatgtgtacgtgcatatgctgacgtatcgatcagttggttgcacgaggcaagatacgatcagtagtgtacggagcatgtgcaagaatacaggatgtagtattcccctcctccattgtgctggacaagccatgcggtcaagcaggaagttaattcttatttgtattgattggtcaagagaatgtgcgggtggagcttaatatgggaggagttatgtacctatataaggagcctgcactattgtccggggctcagaacttgctgtattttggtgacattagtccctctgagtcccgatcggtgatccaataaagaatctcttccttcctgaagaaacctgtgtccatctctctgtgcttggcttcccatcagtttctccggtatcaatgtttTTCTTGAAGAAAAACAAGAAAGGCATCAAAGcaggataaaaaaagaaaacaaaaaagaaaacacaacaagagaacacaggaaaataaaagagaaatgaaACTGAAAAAATGAAGCAAGAcgtttgaaattcacgttgagctgcctttggaaagacttgtcaaaTCAGAGGTTaagcagggcagcacttttcatgtgaaGAACAACAGTGAGTATTTGCTTACACTGTGTTCACCAGGCTATCTACCTACTTACTTCTAATGAAAAATCTattttagga
The nucleotide sequence above comes from Pelobates fuscus isolate aPelFus1 chromosome 4, aPelFus1.pri, whole genome shotgun sequence. Encoded proteins:
- the LOC134609402 gene encoding uncharacterized protein LOC134609402 — its product is MVAVEKSDVKICCDVANETKIMNTLIKLTLTVTTNLHITLLHCHHTVTVKTITILKTDKDPPLTSKIIMTDYTLHRIDTEYHTTTRHLTITPKSITNHQTIKISLTALPQISPVTLNPQHLHQDPKDLDLATNIQMLPNHHLITLTTTGPIEVFEKLVLKDFDKIKHNKYDHQNLTQKEWKALKELQKDDEIVIKPADKGGGLVILSKSMYIKEAYRQLNDVETSINSFEKLCLKKHFKKFPTNELRDTNSDNFIHTNLKDKSHFFPKNHISGEMKVFEKLVTNDVRQISKKKRNNLNYSQTKALRDLQQDHNIVIKPADKGGGIVVLNVADYMEEVYRQLNDASTYTKLKVDPTPEIRKKYTSLLSKGMEDGILNKQEYKYLNVSTTTDLLNWKTHNSSYTEKPQAMTDLFTSIVQTHNPTWADCQQLLMTLFNNEERTRINQAAIKALEDRARALNQANAAAWAATHYPNTDPDWNVNGADMVQLRAYRDAIIAGMKAGGKKAINMSKTVEVIQKSDEAPSVFYDRLLEAYRLYTPFYMPECPVQLLGRDMLSKLQAQITFLPNGTTSLKFNGPSGIMTLSVPKEEEWRLYTALISQNPRSDESLFNIPGVWAENNPPGLARNIPPIKIELKLGVYPVSLRQYHIPQKAKKNIQSYLDKFIRYGILKFCTSPWNTPLLPVQKPGTDEYRPVQDLRAVNDAVVSIHPVVPNPYNLLALIPRGATYFTVLDLKDAFFCLRIAAESQCIFAFQWENAVTGSKRQMTWTRLPQGFKNSPTLFGSALSQDLLDFESIPGECVLLQYVDDLLIAAVTKEICQQVTHDLLHILWKAGYKVSRKKAQLCLPTVKYLGFHISEGQRIMGPERKEAVCQIPITKNRRQVREFLGAAGFCRIWIPSYAILAKPLYAAIKGTEHDPFLWTQEQQTAFEDVKKALMSAPALGLPDHTRPFYLYVHEQRRMAVGVLTQYLGSWQRPVAYMSKQLDAVASGLPPCLRAVAAAALLVAEADKLTLGQELYVRVPHAVQTLLDYKGNHWFSNSRMTKYQAMLCENPRVHLETVNTLNPATLLPQPTESQHDCLEVMDEVFSSRPDLRDVPIQNPDVQYYTDGSSYVKEGIRYAGYAVTTIDKVIEARPLAKGTSAQKAELIALTRALQLAEGLRVNIYTDSKYAFLTTHAHGALYKERGLLNSEGKEIKYAAEILQLLEAVWEPKEVGIIHCRAHLRGDGDVTKGNRMDNLILGLYFELKPYWENSANLFPWPPNAHLTSQCCSDITMLLLADSAATAPLSHCTA